A window from Effusibacillus lacus encodes these proteins:
- a CDS encoding peptide ABC transporter substrate-binding protein has translation MKAKKWLAAAVALTMVGGTVVGCSSNNQGQSGGGTKGSAKQEVTLNYRAEPGALDVSKSTQVAVFTTMGMMHEGLYRIDKDGKAQPALAKELPQISADGKTYTIKLRDNVTWADGVPVKAQDFVYSYQRTLDPNTKALYSFMVAWIKGGSALMKAKTPEEIEKAKKELGVKALDDKTLEITLETPKAFFTEQLAFLTFFPQREDIVKKYGDKYGADANTVIGAGPFILEKWDHDQQLVFVKNDKYWDKDNVKLQKITINIVKDQNTGLNLFQTGAADLQNISGENIKLWEGKPEYLVQPELSVWYIKFQEKTVPAFKNKKIRQALAISIDNKAYIETVTGKGPVPATGFVTTGTSDGNGGEFRKTAGDLMPKFDPAKAKQLLQEGLQELGLKEFPKGLKIQGDDHGVGPKALEFLVAQWKQNLGIEVLAEPLPHKLRVDNENNHKYQISLSGWGADYNDPMTFLDMWIKGGEFNDVDWEHDQYTELIKKAEVETDRAKRSQLMVQAEKILMEEMPVAPNYFRALNWVKNPKIKGMLFPPYGVEFELKWAYVE, from the coding sequence GGCCAATCTGGTGGAGGCACCAAAGGTTCGGCCAAGCAAGAAGTTACGCTCAACTACCGTGCGGAACCGGGTGCTCTTGACGTGTCCAAGTCCACTCAAGTGGCTGTCTTTACGACAATGGGTATGATGCACGAAGGGTTGTACCGGATCGACAAAGACGGCAAGGCTCAACCGGCGCTTGCCAAAGAATTGCCCCAGATCTCCGCTGACGGCAAAACTTACACCATCAAACTGAGGGACAATGTGACCTGGGCGGACGGAGTTCCGGTCAAGGCACAGGATTTCGTATATTCCTACCAGCGGACGCTGGACCCCAATACCAAAGCTCTCTACTCCTTCATGGTAGCCTGGATCAAGGGCGGTTCGGCCCTGATGAAGGCGAAAACCCCGGAAGAAATTGAGAAGGCGAAGAAAGAATTGGGTGTCAAGGCACTCGACGACAAGACCTTGGAAATCACCCTGGAGACTCCCAAAGCGTTCTTTACAGAACAATTGGCGTTCCTGACCTTCTTCCCGCAGCGCGAGGATATCGTGAAAAAGTACGGGGATAAGTATGGTGCCGACGCAAACACCGTAATCGGTGCGGGTCCCTTCATTCTCGAGAAGTGGGACCACGACCAGCAGTTGGTGTTTGTCAAGAACGACAAGTACTGGGATAAGGACAACGTGAAACTGCAGAAGATCACGATTAACATCGTGAAAGACCAGAACACCGGGTTGAACCTGTTCCAGACCGGTGCTGCGGATCTGCAGAACATCAGCGGCGAGAACATCAAGCTGTGGGAAGGCAAGCCGGAATACCTGGTACAGCCTGAGCTTTCCGTCTGGTACATCAAGTTCCAGGAAAAGACCGTTCCCGCATTCAAGAACAAGAAGATTCGCCAGGCCTTGGCAATCTCCATCGACAACAAAGCGTATATTGAAACTGTTACCGGGAAAGGACCCGTACCGGCTACCGGTTTCGTTACGACCGGAACCAGCGACGGCAACGGCGGCGAATTCCGCAAGACAGCGGGCGACCTGATGCCGAAGTTTGACCCGGCGAAAGCGAAACAGCTGCTGCAGGAAGGATTGCAGGAGCTTGGTCTGAAAGAATTCCCGAAGGGTCTGAAGATCCAAGGTGACGACCACGGGGTCGGTCCGAAAGCGCTGGAATTCCTTGTTGCCCAGTGGAAGCAAAACCTTGGCATCGAAGTTCTCGCCGAGCCGCTGCCGCACAAACTGCGCGTAGACAACGAGAACAACCACAAGTACCAAATCTCTCTCTCCGGTTGGGGTGCCGACTACAACGACCCGATGACCTTCCTTGACATGTGGATCAAGGGTGGGGAGTTCAACGATGTGGATTGGGAGCATGACCAATACACCGAATTGATCAAGAAAGCTGAAGTCGAAACCGACCGCGCGAAGCGTAGCCAACTGATGGTTCAAGCTGAGAAGATTCTGATGGAAGAAATGCCGGTTGCGCCGAACTACTTCCGTGCATTGAACTGGGTGAAGAATCCGAAGATCAAGGGTATGCTCTTCCCGCCGTACGGTGTGGAATTTGAATTGAAGTGGGCATACGTAGAGTAA
- a CDS encoding ABC transporter permease, whose amino-acid sequence MVRYTLRRFVYMLITLWLIVTTTFILMKNLPGDPFENSEKLTKEQKAILMAQYGLDKPVWEQYVNYLKDVAQGDLGVSFQYPARKVTEVIAQGFPASLELGIWALSLAITAGLALGIIAALKHNTKWDYTAMFTAVVGISVPSFVLGPLLSYFIGVKLGWLPPGLWQGPEHRILPAIALSFSTLAILARLMRTSMLDVINQDYIKTAKSKGLSQFAIVTKHTLRNAILPVVTILGPIFVNVITGTLVVEQIFSVPGLGRHFVMSVYSNDYTMISGLTIFYSVILVFVMFLTDIAYGLIDPRIRLAKGRG is encoded by the coding sequence GTGGTTCGTTATACTTTGAGACGTTTTGTCTACATGCTTATAACGCTCTGGTTGATTGTAACAACTACATTTATTCTGATGAAGAACTTGCCTGGCGATCCGTTTGAGAACTCCGAGAAACTGACGAAGGAACAAAAGGCGATTCTAATGGCGCAATACGGTTTGGACAAACCGGTTTGGGAACAGTATGTGAATTATTTAAAAGACGTTGCGCAGGGAGATCTGGGGGTTTCCTTCCAGTATCCGGCACGGAAGGTAACCGAAGTGATTGCACAAGGTTTTCCGGCTTCCCTTGAACTTGGAATCTGGGCGCTTTCCCTGGCGATTACCGCAGGATTGGCATTGGGAATCATAGCTGCCTTGAAACATAATACGAAATGGGATTATACCGCCATGTTCACCGCCGTTGTGGGAATTTCCGTCCCGTCGTTTGTTCTGGGACCGCTGCTTTCTTATTTTATCGGCGTAAAACTGGGATGGCTCCCTCCCGGGCTGTGGCAAGGACCTGAACACCGGATCTTGCCGGCAATTGCGCTTTCCTTCTCAACACTGGCGATTTTGGCCCGTTTGATGAGAACGTCCATGCTGGATGTCATTAACCAGGACTATATCAAAACCGCCAAATCCAAAGGATTGTCCCAATTTGCCATCGTGACGAAACACACGCTGCGTAACGCGATCCTGCCGGTTGTTACCATCCTGGGGCCGATCTTTGTGAACGTGATTACCGGCACCCTGGTTGTCGAGCAGATTTTTTCCGTTCCCGGTCTGGGAAGGCATTTTGTGATGTCCGTATATTCCAATGACTACACAATGATCTCGGGATTGACGATTTTCTACTCGGTAATTTTGGTATTTGTTATGTTCCTGACAGATATTGCTTACGGTCTGATCGATCCGCGGATCCGGCTGGCCAAGGGGAGGGGTTAA
- a CDS encoding ABC transporter permease, translating to MQVVTNDKFQPVPKTAFDKEAIVRPSLSYWKDAWRRLKKNKMSMAGLITLIVLALFAIFAPMFSSFDYYTQNYNTRYIWPSAQHWFGTDHFGRDMWVRVWWGTRISLFIGITAATIDLIVGVLYGGISAYFGGRVDDVMQRIIEIIYAIPFLLVSILLIMVLGPSIWSIILAYSITGWVPMARLVRGQILQLKEQEFVLAARTLGASPSRIIMRHLIPNALGIIIVQITFVVPNAIFVEAFLSFIGLGIRPPMASLGRLLSEAVQYMTLYPYLILIPTVIFSLILLSFNLLGDGLRDALDPKMRK from the coding sequence ATGCAGGTTGTGACAAATGACAAATTCCAACCCGTTCCGAAAACGGCCTTCGACAAAGAGGCCATTGTCCGTCCGTCTTTAAGTTACTGGAAAGACGCCTGGCGCAGACTGAAGAAAAACAAAATGTCGATGGCCGGTCTGATTACGCTGATCGTTCTTGCTCTGTTCGCCATCTTTGCTCCAATGTTCTCGAGCTTCGACTATTACACCCAGAACTACAACACCCGGTATATCTGGCCTTCCGCCCAACACTGGTTTGGCACTGACCACTTTGGCCGCGACATGTGGGTTCGTGTCTGGTGGGGAACCCGAATTTCCTTGTTTATCGGGATTACGGCAGCCACCATTGATTTGATTGTGGGTGTTTTGTACGGCGGGATTTCTGCCTATTTTGGCGGCCGTGTCGACGATGTCATGCAGCGGATCATTGAAATCATCTATGCGATACCCTTTCTTCTGGTATCGATTCTGCTGATTATGGTATTGGGACCGAGCATCTGGAGTATCATCCTGGCTTACTCGATCACGGGATGGGTGCCAATGGCCCGTCTGGTGCGGGGGCAAATCCTTCAGCTGAAAGAACAGGAGTTTGTGCTGGCAGCCAGAACGCTTGGTGCGAGCCCGTCGCGGATCATCATGAGGCATCTGATTCCCAACGCTTTGGGCATCATCATTGTGCAGATTACGTTTGTGGTTCCGAACGCAATTTTCGTTGAAGCCTTCTTGAGCTTTATCGGTTTGGGAATCCGGCCTCCAATGGCGTCGTTGGGAAGGCTGTTGTCTGAGGCTGTGCAGTATATGACGCTGTACCCTTACTTGATTCTGATTCCGACTGTGATCTTCAGTTTGATTCTGCTGAGCTTCAACTTGTTGGGAGACGGCCTGCGTGACGCTCTCGACCCGAAAATGCGGAAGTAA
- a CDS encoding ABC transporter ATP-binding protein — translation MSEKLLEVKNLKVSFQTYAGEVQAVRGVTFDVYKGEALAIVGESGCGKSVTAQTIMRLIPSPPSFIKDGSILFDGTEITRLTDKQMEEIRGSEMGMIFQDPMTSLNPTMTVGKQIAEGLVKHQGLSKEAAKERAIEMLRLVGIPSPESRVNQYPHQFSGGMRQRVMIAIALACNPKLLIADEPTTALDVTIQAQINDLMKELKEKTNAAIILITHDLGVVADVAQRVVVMYAGKVVEQGTVDEVYYDPKHPYTWGLLRSVPRLDDDSKEELVPIPGTPPDLFAPPKGCAFAARCPYAMTVCLEEDPEHTQISSTHSAACWLQHPSAPKVERPVEVGGHGRG, via the coding sequence ATGAGCGAAAAATTGCTTGAAGTCAAAAACCTGAAAGTGTCTTTCCAGACGTATGCCGGGGAAGTGCAAGCAGTCCGCGGCGTGACGTTTGATGTATATAAAGGGGAAGCGTTGGCGATCGTAGGGGAATCCGGTTGCGGCAAATCGGTTACCGCCCAGACGATCATGCGTCTGATTCCTTCTCCGCCAAGTTTCATAAAAGACGGATCCATCCTGTTTGACGGTACGGAGATTACCAGGCTTACGGATAAGCAAATGGAAGAAATCCGGGGTTCCGAGATGGGCATGATCTTCCAGGATCCGATGACCTCCCTGAACCCGACCATGACCGTTGGCAAGCAGATTGCCGAAGGTTTGGTCAAACACCAGGGCTTAAGCAAAGAAGCTGCCAAAGAACGTGCGATTGAGATGCTGCGGCTGGTAGGGATTCCGAGTCCGGAGAGCCGTGTAAACCAATACCCGCACCAGTTCTCCGGCGGCATGCGCCAGCGTGTGATGATTGCCATCGCGCTTGCGTGCAACCCGAAGCTCCTGATTGCGGACGAACCGACCACTGCCCTTGACGTTACGATCCAGGCGCAGATCAACGACTTGATGAAAGAGTTGAAGGAGAAAACCAACGCAGCCATCATTCTGATTACACACGACCTCGGGGTTGTGGCGGATGTGGCGCAGCGGGTTGTAGTAATGTATGCAGGCAAGGTCGTGGAGCAAGGAACGGTTGATGAGGTGTACTACGATCCCAAGCATCCTTATACATGGGGGCTGCTTCGTTCCGTACCGAGACTTGATGATGATTCCAAGGAAGAGCTGGTTCCGATTCCGGGTACGCCGCCTGACCTGTTCGCACCGCCCAAGGGATGTGCGTTTGCGGCAAGATGCCCGTATGCAATGACTGTATGCCTGGAAGAGGATCCTGAGCACACGCAGATTTCTTCCACTCACAGTGCCGCATGCTGGCTCCAGCACCCGAGCGCTCCGAAAGTTGAACGTCCGGTAGAAGTGGGGGGACATGGCCGTGGCTGA
- a CDS encoding ABC transporter ATP-binding protein: MADNILEVRNLKKHFHVGGGKILKAVDNVSFSIKRGETFGLVGESGCGKSTAGRTIIRLYDATDGEVIFNGENVHQLKGKKLKEFNRNMQMVFQDPYASLNPRMTVGDIIAEGIDIHGLYSGSKRKERVHELLRVVGLNDEHASRFPHEFSGGQRQRIGIARALAIEPQFIIADEPISALDVSIQAQVVNLLKQLQKERGLTYLFIAHDLAMVKHISDRIGVMYLGGLVEVAEGNELYRKPLHPYTEALLSAIPIPDPEVERHRERIILEGDVPSPINPPSGCRFRTRCPKAMPECAELIPELKEVEPDHFVACHLYK, encoded by the coding sequence GTGGCTGATAACATTCTGGAAGTACGAAATCTCAAAAAACATTTTCACGTGGGTGGCGGCAAGATTCTGAAAGCGGTCGACAACGTCTCCTTCTCGATCAAACGGGGAGAGACATTCGGTCTCGTAGGTGAATCCGGCTGCGGCAAATCGACCGCCGGTCGAACCATTATCCGCCTGTATGACGCAACTGATGGCGAAGTGATCTTTAACGGGGAGAACGTTCACCAGTTGAAAGGCAAGAAACTGAAAGAGTTCAACCGGAACATGCAGATGGTCTTCCAGGACCCGTATGCGTCCTTGAACCCGCGGATGACCGTTGGCGATATCATTGCCGAAGGAATAGACATTCACGGACTTTACAGCGGATCGAAACGTAAGGAACGAGTTCACGAACTGCTTCGTGTGGTCGGTTTGAACGACGAGCATGCAAGCCGCTTTCCTCACGAGTTCTCCGGAGGTCAGCGCCAGCGGATCGGGATTGCCCGCGCTCTGGCTATTGAGCCGCAGTTTATTATCGCCGATGAGCCGATTTCCGCATTGGACGTGTCGATTCAGGCACAGGTGGTCAATCTGTTGAAACAACTGCAAAAAGAGCGTGGATTGACCTATCTGTTCATCGCTCACGATCTGGCAATGGTGAAGCATATATCCGATCGCATCGGAGTGATGTATCTGGGCGGTCTGGTGGAAGTGGCGGAAGGCAACGAATTGTACCGCAAGCCGCTCCATCCGTATACGGAAGCACTGCTGTCGGCCATTCCGATTCCGGACCCGGAAGTGGAACGCCACCGGGAACGGATTATTCTTGAAGGGGATGTGCCCAGCCCCATCAATCCTCCAAGCGGCTGCCGCTTCCGAACACGCTGTCCGAAAGCGATGCCGGAATGTGCCGAACTGATCCCGGAACTCAAAGAAGTGGAACCGGACCATTTTGTGGCGTGCCATTTGTATAAGTAA
- the polA gene encoding DNA polymerase I encodes MSDRKKLILIDGNSITYRAFFALPLLSTASGRHTNAAYGFTMMLLRLLQDEQPTHVAVAFDKGKTTFRTDMYAEYKGTREKTPGELSEQFPIVREVLDAFGIPHIEREGFEADDIIGTLTRQAEKEGYETLVVSGDKDLLQLVSGHVHAILTRKGITETERYDIAKIQERYGLTPEQIIDLKGLMGDTSDNIPGIPGVGEKTALKLLHEFGSVEQVLANADKVPGKKLQEKLQEHKEDALLSKKLATIFREVPLDVAITQFAYEGFDTNRVRETFKQYEFKSLLNKLPEDDGTGAGESSSAEMELPVKIIGTGELDKLLGDLPVTLGLQIDFEGSYQQASIRGVALGTADQAWYIPVDNGSLPSGVKALFSNPDKLKVLFDVKSAVYMLRDKGVELDRNTFDVLLAGYLLNPQDGTPKLEDIISRELNWSIPGFRKADKKTGEPALEERADFYGKTASALFHLQPKLIGEMERQEVDSLYQDLELPLTYVLADMEYQGVKVDTDRLHAIGAELAEKIDRLTKEIYELAGTEFNINSPKQLGEILFDKMGLPTQKKTKTGYSTSAEVLEKLAPYSEIVQKILEFRQLGKLQSTYVEGLLKVVREDTGKVHTSFNQATTATGRLSSTEPNLQNIPIRMEEGRRLRHAFVPSEAGWKILAADYSQIELRILAHISGDSSLIDAFVNDMDIHTRTASDVFEVPIDQVTSDMRRAAKAVNFGIVYGISDYGLSQNLNITRKQAAEFIENYFAKFPGVKKYMDEVVVQARKDGYVTTLLNRRRYLPDLHSSNYNIRSFAERAAQNTRVQGSAADIIKLAMNRIAAELKERGLKSRMLLQVHDELVFEVPGEELDIMKELVPEVMENAIKLDVPLKADVAYGDTWYDAK; translated from the coding sequence TTGAGTGACAGGAAGAAACTGATCCTGATAGACGGGAACAGTATTACATACCGTGCGTTTTTCGCGCTGCCCCTGCTGTCAACTGCCAGCGGCAGACATACGAATGCGGCTTACGGTTTTACAATGATGCTTTTGCGTTTGCTTCAGGACGAGCAGCCTACCCATGTGGCGGTTGCCTTCGACAAAGGCAAAACCACCTTCCGGACAGACATGTATGCGGAATACAAGGGAACGAGGGAGAAGACGCCCGGAGAACTTTCGGAACAGTTCCCTATTGTACGGGAAGTATTGGATGCCTTCGGGATTCCCCATATTGAACGGGAAGGGTTTGAGGCGGACGACATTATCGGAACCCTGACCCGCCAAGCGGAGAAGGAAGGCTATGAGACGCTTGTTGTATCGGGCGACAAAGACTTGCTTCAGCTTGTTTCCGGACATGTGCATGCAATCCTGACAAGAAAAGGAATTACCGAGACTGAGCGGTATGATATAGCGAAAATCCAGGAACGATACGGGCTGACACCGGAACAGATCATTGACCTCAAGGGATTGATGGGCGATACATCTGACAATATTCCGGGGATCCCCGGTGTCGGCGAGAAGACGGCTCTTAAACTGCTTCACGAATTTGGCAGTGTGGAACAGGTTCTTGCCAATGCGGACAAAGTCCCAGGCAAGAAACTGCAGGAGAAACTGCAGGAGCACAAAGAAGACGCTCTTCTCTCGAAAAAATTGGCCACCATCTTCCGCGAGGTTCCGTTGGATGTGGCAATCACCCAATTTGCTTACGAGGGATTCGATACAAACCGGGTGAGGGAAACATTCAAACAGTATGAGTTCAAATCGCTGCTGAACAAGCTCCCCGAAGATGACGGCACAGGCGCGGGAGAGTCCTCTTCTGCCGAGATGGAGCTGCCGGTTAAGATCATTGGAACCGGCGAGCTGGACAAACTGCTGGGGGACTTGCCGGTCACGCTGGGATTGCAAATTGATTTCGAGGGCTCCTACCAGCAAGCGTCCATCAGGGGCGTTGCTTTGGGAACTGCCGATCAAGCCTGGTACATTCCGGTGGACAACGGCAGTCTGCCTTCCGGGGTCAAGGCCCTATTTTCGAATCCAGACAAGTTGAAAGTGCTGTTTGATGTCAAATCGGCTGTTTACATGCTTCGCGACAAAGGAGTGGAATTGGATCGCAACACCTTTGATGTACTCCTGGCGGGATACCTCTTGAATCCGCAGGATGGAACCCCGAAACTGGAAGACATCATCTCCCGAGAATTGAACTGGTCGATTCCCGGATTCCGGAAGGCCGACAAGAAAACAGGGGAACCAGCGCTTGAGGAACGGGCCGATTTTTACGGAAAGACCGCGTCCGCCCTGTTTCACCTGCAGCCAAAATTGATCGGTGAGATGGAGCGTCAGGAAGTGGATTCCCTTTATCAGGATTTGGAACTGCCGTTAACTTACGTGCTGGCTGACATGGAATACCAGGGTGTAAAGGTCGATACCGACCGGCTTCATGCGATCGGTGCCGAGTTGGCAGAGAAGATTGACCGCCTGACCAAGGAGATTTATGAACTGGCGGGTACGGAATTCAACATCAATTCGCCGAAGCAATTGGGGGAAATCCTGTTTGACAAGATGGGACTTCCGACGCAGAAGAAAACCAAGACAGGCTATTCCACTTCGGCGGAAGTATTGGAAAAACTGGCCCCCTACTCGGAAATTGTGCAGAAGATCCTTGAATTCCGGCAGCTTGGCAAACTGCAATCCACCTATGTGGAAGGATTGCTGAAAGTCGTCAGGGAAGATACGGGCAAGGTTCACACCAGCTTTAATCAGGCCACAACCGCAACCGGGCGGTTGTCCTCAACTGAACCCAACCTGCAAAATATCCCGATCCGGATGGAAGAGGGACGACGGTTGCGCCATGCATTTGTTCCCAGTGAAGCCGGTTGGAAGATTCTGGCAGCTGACTATTCGCAAATCGAATTGCGGATTCTCGCCCATATTTCCGGTGACAGTTCACTGATCGACGCCTTTGTCAACGATATGGACATTCACACCCGGACTGCCAGTGACGTGTTTGAAGTTCCGATTGATCAGGTGACTTCCGACATGCGGCGAGCGGCAAAAGCGGTAAATTTCGGGATCGTGTACGGGATTTCTGACTACGGGCTGTCCCAGAACCTGAACATCACCCGGAAACAGGCGGCGGAATTTATCGAGAATTACTTTGCCAAGTTTCCCGGAGTGAAAAAGTATATGGATGAGGTTGTCGTTCAGGCGAGGAAGGACGGATACGTTACAACCCTGTTAAATCGTCGCAGGTATTTGCCCGACTTGCATTCATCCAATTACAATATCCGCAGCTTTGCGGAACGGGCGGCCCAGAATACACGGGTTCAGGGGTCGGCAGCAGATATCATCAAGCTGGCGATGAATCGAATCGCCGCCGAGTTGAAGGAGCGAGGGCTGAAAAGCCGTATGCTGCTGCAGGTGCACGACGAATTGGTGTTTGAAGTGCCGGGTGAGGAACTGGACATCATGAAAGAGCTTGTTCCAGAAGTTATGGAGAACGCTATCAAGCTGGATGTGCCGCTTAAAGCGGATGTTGCATACGGCGATACGTGGTACGACGCGAAGTAA
- the mutM gene encoding DNA-formamidopyrimidine glycosylase has product MPELPEVETVRRSLEALVVDKTIEDVTVNLPRMIRTPDDVESFRHMLRGQRIERVGRRGKFLLIELGFYTLVSHLRMEGRYGLYRTEEPVEKHTHVIFHFTDGTELRYRDVRQFGTFDLLPNGELSAVPGLRKMGPEPLEPDFTPETLRQGLRKRTGKIKTLLLDQNLVAGIGNIYADEALFEAGIHPECIGRKLTKEECKRLHKAIVDVLTASVELGGSSIKSYVSGRGQPGEFQFRLKVYGKDKSPCPSCGTVIEKIRVGGRGTHFCPHCQPKKQSRKQA; this is encoded by the coding sequence TTGCCGGAATTGCCAGAGGTCGAAACAGTCAGACGCAGCTTGGAAGCATTGGTCGTCGACAAAACGATTGAGGATGTCACGGTCAACCTTCCCCGGATGATTCGCACTCCCGATGATGTGGAGTCATTCAGGCACATGCTCAGGGGGCAAAGGATTGAACGTGTGGGACGCCGCGGCAAGTTTTTGCTGATTGAATTGGGGTTTTACACATTGGTTTCCCATCTCCGGATGGAAGGTCGCTACGGTCTTTACCGGACAGAAGAACCTGTCGAGAAACATACGCATGTCATCTTTCACTTTACGGACGGAACGGAACTTCGGTACCGGGATGTAAGGCAGTTCGGCACGTTTGACCTGCTTCCCAATGGGGAACTGTCAGCCGTTCCAGGTCTTCGCAAGATGGGACCGGAACCGTTGGAACCTGACTTCACACCGGAGACCCTGCGGCAGGGACTGAGGAAGCGAACGGGCAAAATCAAGACTCTGCTGCTTGACCAGAATCTGGTTGCGGGAATCGGGAATATCTATGCGGATGAAGCGTTGTTTGAAGCGGGAATTCATCCGGAATGCATCGGCCGGAAACTGACAAAAGAAGAATGCAAGCGGCTGCATAAGGCGATTGTGGACGTACTGACCGCTTCGGTCGAGTTGGGCGGCTCTTCCATCAAGTCTTATGTCAGCGGCCGCGGACAACCGGGGGAGTTTCAATTTCGGTTGAAGGTCTATGGAAAGGACAAGTCCCCCTGCCCAAGCTGCGGAACTGTGATAGAGAAAATACGCGTCGGGGGGCGGGGCACCCATTTCTGTCCCCATTGCCAGCCCAAAAAACAAAGCAGAAAACAGGCTTAA
- the ytaF gene encoding sporulation membrane protein YtaF has product MEFISLFILAFAVSLDGFGVGITYGLRGIRFPWWSLGVVTVLSATVILVSMGIGHIFAAVLSPNGAKLAGAGILILIGIWAIYQLFAKREDEGGSGLPGAAGARIFKLELKKLGLVIQILKTPAVADMDRSGSISSGEAMLLGLALSMDAFGAGIGASMIGCSALLTAVTISFMSLLFIGIGLKIGHKYAETGLVRRIAYLPGLILIAIGFAKMFS; this is encoded by the coding sequence GTGGAATTTATCTCTCTGTTTATCCTGGCGTTTGCCGTAAGTCTGGATGGGTTTGGAGTCGGAATCACCTACGGCCTGCGTGGCATACGTTTTCCCTGGTGGTCGCTTGGGGTTGTAACAGTACTTTCGGCAACGGTGATTCTTGTGTCCATGGGAATCGGGCATATCTTTGCCGCGGTACTGTCTCCGAACGGCGCGAAGCTGGCGGGTGCCGGCATCCTGATATTGATTGGCATCTGGGCCATTTATCAGTTGTTTGCAAAAAGGGAGGATGAAGGTGGGAGTGGATTGCCGGGGGCGGCAGGAGCAAGGATTTTTAAATTGGAATTGAAAAAACTGGGTCTTGTCATTCAAATACTGAAGACTCCGGCTGTGGCCGATATGGACCGTTCCGGTTCCATCAGTTCCGGTGAAGCAATGCTGCTGGGGCTTGCTTTGTCCATGGATGCGTTTGGAGCGGGAATCGGCGCTTCTATGATTGGCTGTTCTGCTTTGCTGACAGCGGTAACCATCTCTTTTATGAGTTTGCTGTTTATTGGTATAGGATTGAAAATTGGACATAAATATGCAGAGACAGGGTTGGTCCGGCGGATCGCGTACCTGCCGGGGCTCATCCTGATCGCCATTGGATTTGCAAAGATGTTCTCCTGA
- the coaE gene encoding dephospho-CoA kinase (Dephospho-CoA kinase (CoaE) performs the final step in coenzyme A biosynthesis.), giving the protein MIVGLTGGIATGKSTVSQMFRELGAPIVDADVIARTVVEPGRPAWRDIVSHFGEDILLSDRTIDRPKLGGIVFSNAAERDKLNRIVHPRVRKEAGRQVAEYLRKDPNRPVIQDVPLLIETGLYRQMDKVILVYVDEQTQLHRLMERDGVSEKEAMKRIRAQMPIEDKKSYADYVIDNRGGLDQTRRQVMRIWEELRSLT; this is encoded by the coding sequence ATGATTGTCGGATTAACTGGTGGAATCGCAACGGGTAAGAGTACGGTGTCCCAAATGTTCAGGGAACTGGGGGCACCGATTGTAGATGCAGATGTGATCGCACGGACGGTGGTAGAGCCGGGGCGTCCGGCGTGGCGTGATATCGTCTCCCATTTCGGTGAGGACATCCTGCTTTCCGACCGCACAATTGACCGCCCGAAACTGGGCGGCATTGTGTTTTCCAATGCAGCGGAAAGAGACAAGCTCAACCGGATTGTCCATCCGCGGGTCCGGAAGGAAGCCGGCAGGCAGGTGGCCGAATATTTGCGGAAAGACCCGAATCGTCCCGTGATTCAAGACGTGCCGCTGTTGATTGAGACAGGCCTTTATCGGCAGATGGACAAGGTGATTCTTGTCTATGTGGACGAACAGACTCAATTGCACCGTCTGATGGAACGGGACGGCGTGTCCGAAAAGGAAGCCATGAAGCGGATCCGTGCCCAAATGCCAATTGAAGACAAGAAGTCTTATGCCGATTATGTGATTGACAATCGGGGCGGTTTGGATCAGACCCGCCGGCAAGTTATGCGGATCTGGGAGGAGTTGAGGTCACTCACGTGA